In a genomic window of Halorussus salilacus:
- a CDS encoding CopG family ribbon-helix-helix protein: protein MRTSLNVPDDVLAAFDETWRAQGLDSRSRAVREAMREYVESHEELESAEGEVVAVLAYDYEHEAVIGDLHVVQHEFGEVITATSHVHRGEWCLETAFCQGPAEQVRRLAYRLRDFDAVARVKVMVLGSDRE from the coding sequence ATGCGAACCAGCCTCAACGTTCCCGACGACGTGCTCGCGGCGTTCGACGAGACGTGGCGCGCGCAGGGACTGGACTCCCGCTCGCGCGCGGTCCGCGAGGCGATGCGCGAGTACGTCGAATCCCACGAGGAACTCGAATCGGCGGAGGGAGAGGTGGTCGCGGTCCTGGCCTACGACTACGAACACGAGGCGGTCATCGGCGACCTCCACGTCGTCCAGCACGAGTTCGGCGAGGTCATCACCGCGACCAGCCACGTCCACCGCGGCGAGTGGTGTCTCGAGACCGCGTTCTGTCAGGGCCCGGCCGAACAGGTCCGACGGCTCGCGTACCGCCTCCGGGACTTCGACGCGGTGGCGCGCGTGAAGGTGATGGTCCTCGGAAGCGACCGCGAGTAA